In the genome of Xanthomonas hortorum pv. pelargonii, the window GGACTCAGCCTTCGGTACGCGGGATGGCGAAGCGGTAGCCACGACCACGCACGGTCTCGATCGGCTTGAGCTCACCGTCGGGATCGAGCTTCTTGCGCAGGCGGCCGATAAACACTTCCAGCACGTTCGAATCGCGATCGAAATCCTGCTGATAGATGTGTTCGGTCAAATCGGCCTTGGAGACCAGTTCGCCGGCATGCATCATCAGGTACTCGAGCACCTTGTACTCGTAGCTGGTCAGATCGACATTTGCGCCGTTGACGCTCACCGTCTGCGCTGCCAGATCCAAAGCGACCGGGCCGCACTCCAGGGTCGGCTTGCTCCAGCCTGCCGCGCGCCGCAGCAATGCATTGACGCGCGCCAGCAGCTCTTCGACATGGAACGGCTTGACCAGGTAATCGTCGGCGCCCTGCTTGAGGCCTTCGACCTTATCCTGCCAGCTCGAACGCGCGGTCAGGATCAGCACCGGGAATTTCTTGCCCTCATCGCGCAACGCCTTGATCAGCTCCATGCCCGACATCTTGGGCAGGCCAAGGTCGATGATGCCGACGTCGAACGGCACTTCGCGGCCCATGTACAGACCTTCTTCGCCATCTTGTGCAGCGTCGACAGCAAAGCCTTCACGCTTCAGGCGCGCGGCAAGTGTCTCGCGCAGCGGAGCTTCGTCTTCGACCAAAAGGATACGCATGCACTCTCCCTAGTTACGTTGTCGGCGGGTGCCGGGGAATTTATGAGACTGAACGCAGAACTATCTACGTTTACTGGTTATCGTCGCGTGGTGGCGCATCTGGCGGCGCCGGGCGACGCGGCGGCGGGGGCTGCATCTGTTCCGATTCGTACACGGTGTGCACGCGCCCGTCCAACATGTACTTGACCCGATTGAGATTGCCACCGTCGAACGGCACACGTTCGGCGCTGAGGATCTGTCCACCGGTGGACCGCTGCACCTGCCGAATGGTGTCCGACAGCGTGCGCCCGTTGCCGCGGGCTGAGGGCGGCAACGCCTCACGGCCCGAATGCCCCATCGGATATCCCTGACACCATGCCGACGGCGCTGCCGTGGCGACCCAAAGGGCAACCAGAGCAATATGGCTAGCGCGGCAGAACGGCTGGGTCACAAACGAATCCTAGCGGGTTGTTCAGGAACATTCAAAATTCGTGAAACCGGCCATGCGTCACAGCGTGGTCGAGCCCGAGAATAGACCCAAATTCTTGATTTTGGGGGGTGAATCCGATCTGAACTTTTTAGCTTCGTGTTAACGCGGTTCAGTGAAATGAACGCCATTTAAGGCCAAAAGCCTTGCCTGCGCTCGCTCTCGCGGTCGTGGCTGCCGCGCTGTGAGCTAACAAATGCGGCCGTTCAAGAGCTGGTTCAGGCTATGCAAGTGCCGGACCACTCTCAGGCAACAACGCGCCAGGCATGCGTATCGGTGCGCTGCAATGCCTGCTCGACCAGGTCCCATCCGGCGCCGGGGCGGTGTGCGCCCTCGCTCAGCACCTGGCGGAATGCGCGTCCGCCGGGCTGCCCATGGAAGAGTCCCAGGACATGTCGGGTGATGTGCTTCAGCGCGAGCCCTTGCTCCAGCTGGGACTCTACATAGGGCTGCAGCGCGCGTAGCAATGCCTCGCGCGATTGTTCCGGGCGCTGATTCAGTGCCGCGTCCAGGCAGTGCAGCACGTAAGGGTCGTGGTAGGCCGCACGGCCGAGCATGACGCCGTCGGTGTGTTGCAGGTGTTCCAGCGCGGTGTCCACCGCAGCGATGCCACCGTTGATAACCACCGGCAGTTGGGGGCGCTCCTGCTTGAGGCGATAGGCCCAGTCGTAGCGCAGCGGCGGCACCTCGCGGTTTTCCTTGGGCGACAAGCCCTTGAGCCAGGCGTTGCGCGCATGCACCACCACCATGGCAGCGCCGGCCGCGACGACTTGATCGACAAAACTGGCGAACACCAGATAGTCGTCATCGTCGTCCACGCCCAGGCGACACTTGATCGTGACCGGCAGCGTGGTTGCTGCGCACATGGCGGCAACGCACTCGGCCACCAGCGCCGGCTCGCGCATCAGGCAGGCGCCAAAACGCCCGGCCTGCACGCGATCGGAGGGGCAGCCGCAATTGAGGTTGATCTCGTCATAGCCCCACTCCTGCGCGATCGCTGCAGCCTGCGCGAGCAGGGCCGGTTCACTGCCGCCCAGTTGCAGCGCCAGCGGATGTTCGACCGGATCGAAGCCGATCAGCCGCGTGCGATCTCCATGGATCACCGCGTTGGCGTGCACCATCTCGGTATACAGCCGCGCGGAGGGCGCCAGCAGGCGATGGAAGACCCGGCAATGGCGGTCGGTCCAGTCCATCATCGGGGCGACGGACAGACGCAAGGAGGCGGTGTAGCGATCGGCGGGAGCGGTCATCGACAAGGTGGCCGCAGTCAGCGGCCATCGGAATGCAGAGCAGGATCAACAGCTTACACGGGCACCGATGAATCTGCCGCAGCGCATGTGCCATGCCGAAGTTCTTGGCTGTCAGATCTTGCTGAAGGATCAGCTGTTCGCAGCGTCATGCGATCGACAGCGTATCGACAGGCGAAATTTGAACAAGATGCGGGTGCTAGAACAAGATGCGGGTGCTATGAATTGCACTGGATGCGCGCTTCGGCACCCAGCATCACGGCCACATCTGCCGTCGGAGCGGAGAACGACATCGCGCTAGCGCTGTTTTTGTTCTAGCTCGCCAAATCCTAGCGCTGTCGAGCGGCATCGCTATTTGCCGGCATCGCGCCGTCTCAGCGGTGGCGTGGGCCAGTTTGGCCGGCTGAGTCTGGCCGTGGGTGTAGCGGTAGCCGAGCAGGATGCTGCTGTCCCTGGCGGCGCCCGCACCTGTCGAGCGAACGAGCTGCATCATTGCTTACAAGCGGGATCTCTTGCGTCAACTGCTGGCGTCAGCGCGATTGCGCGCTTTGCCTGGACGCGAGCAACACTTACGGGTTGCGGAAACCAACGCGCTCTTCGGCAGTCAGCGGCTTGCCGAGTGCGTGGTAGGAGGCGACGAGCGTGATCAGGGCGGTGCCCAGCACGGTGTAGAAGCTCCACGAGGTAGCGAGGACATGCACCTGGCCAAACACCAGCGCCACGACGGCGGTGGCGGTGCACAGCACCATGGCGAGCAGGGACATCAGGAATGGGATGGAAGGATCGAGCTTCATGGTCCGGGGGTTCCAAGGTGGGATAGCTTCAGCATCGGCGTTGCCCGCGCTTTCTTGAACTGTTTTCTGCGGTTTTTTCCAATGAATTTCAAGCAAGTCAGCGCGCGCTCAGATTTATGTCAAAGCCTTGGCGCACAAAGGTTTCAGCGTCAGAAAACTCCTGACGTACTGGCAGAAAAATCACCACCTCCGCCAGAGTTCCAACGCACGCGCGGCAGAAAACCGGCGGGGCGACACGGGGCGGATGGTGCCGCCAAAGGGCGGCTTCGGCAGCTGCGATTGATGCGCGGATCTTTAGCCGAACATCCGGGTCATGGCCGGGTGCAGGCGACCGACGTGACAGATGTGGGACGACCGCGCGGGGCCAGCCAGCAGGTTGCCGCTCACCGCGCTTGTCACGGCACGTCTAGGTGCTGACTGGGGCCTGGGTCTGGGCCAGCCATGGCGGAGGACGCGCATGGTTGCCGATGGAAAGGCGGGATTGGAGGAGTTCGCTACCCAGACAATGGCCTGCCTGCATAAGCCATGGCAACGACACCTAGCGGGCAGTTACCGGCTTTAGCGAATCGGTTGCCGCGAGTGCAAGCACGGTGCGACAGGCATCACGACTGAGCATCGTCCAGGCCATCAACCTTCGCTACTGGAGGCAGTGCTATTCGATGCACCCTGGCGGTAGAGCCCGTCGCCGGAGCTGACGTGCATCATCGGGCCAGGTGTCTTCGTCAGGAGAACCTGACCGGCAACAGGAAAGGCGCGCTCAGCGCGCCGGCGCGGTGGCGAACTCGCCGCGTTGCAGCTTGGTCACATCGTTGCCCTGCCCGTCCTTGAGGCTGAGGTCTGCGCCTTTGGCAGCCAGATCCTTGAGGACATCGGTGCGTTGAAATAGTGCCGCGTACATGGCCGCAGTCTGGCCGGCATTGTTGCGCTGGTCCGGGGCGCAATCAGCCTGCATCAGCCGCTTGGCGATGCCCAGCTCACCCTTGAAGATGGCGCCCATCAGCGCAGTGTTGCCGCGTTTGTCCTGCGCACAGGGGTCGGCGCCGGCATTGAGCAACTGCTCCACCGCCGGGCGCTGGCCGTGATAGGCGGCCAGGATCAAGGCGGTGTAGCCCTTCTCGTCGCGAGTGTTGAGGTCGTAATGCGAGCGGATGAACTCGGCGAGCATGTCCTGCCGACCTTCGCGTGCCGCATCGAAAAAATACTCGCGCAACTGCAGCTTGATCTGCGCAGGGTTGGTGGTCGCATTCGTGGTACTGGCAGTGACAGACGCGGGTGAAGCAGCGCTGGCAACTGCAGACAAGGTGCCGAGCATCAGAAATAGCAGGGTGCGCATGTGGCTCTCCCGAAAACGAGAACGGCACCGCGGCATAGGCCGCGATGCCGTCTGGTGGATCAGTCCTGCAGGCTGGAGGCCAGCTGCTTGACGCGGGCCAGGTCACCCTTGGCAACGCGGGTCACGCCGGTGCCGTACTCGGGGTCGGCCTTGTACAGGAACGACAGCATCAGATGCTTGCTCTCGGTGTCGGTGGTGGCCAGCGACTCGCCAAAACTCTGCACCAGGTCGGCACGATCCTTCTTGTTGTAGGACCGATACAACTCGCCAGCCTGCTTGAAGTTCTGCTCGCGGGTGATCTTGGCCTGCTGGGTGGTGCCCGACAGCGGCAGCTCGCTGTAACGCGCAGCGGTGTCCTGCGGACGCGGCTCCAGGCGGCTCGGCTCGTAGTTCACGCCGCTGGTGGTGTGCCCGGTGTTGGCTTCGCCGTCCTGGTTGCCGTTATTGACGGCCACACGCGGGCGGTTGACCGGCAGGCTCAGGCCGTTGGTACCGATGCGATACAGCTGCGTGTCGGCGTAGGAGAAGATACGGCCCTGCAGCAGACGGTCTTCCGACGGCTCGATACCCGGCACAAGGTTGGCCGGCGCCATCGCCACCTGCTCGGTTTCCTGGAAGAAGTTGTCCACGTTCTTGTTCAAGACCATCTGGCCGACCTTCTGCTCTGGCACATCCGGCCAGATCTTGGTGGCATCCAGCGGATCGAAATCGAGCTTGGCCAGGTCTTCCGGCTTGAGCACCTGCACGTACAGGTCCCACTTCGGGAAGTCGCCCTTCTTGATCGCACCGACCAGATCGTTGGTCAGGTGGCTGTAGTCCTTGGACTGGACGGCAGCGACCTGCTTGGGATCGAGGTTCTTGATGCCTTGCAGCGTCTTCCAATGGAACTTGACGTAATGCACTTCGCCTTGGGCATTGACCAGCTTGTAGGCGTGCACGCCGTTGCCATCCATGAAGCGATAGCCGGCGGGCGTGCCTTCGTTGGAATAAAGCAGCGTCAGCGTGCGCGTGCTTTCGGGCACGTGCGAGAAGAAATCGAAACGACGCGAATCGTCATCCAGGTTGGTGCGCGGGTCCGGCTTGAACGCGTGGACCATGTCGGGGAACTTGATCGCATCGCGAATGAAGAAGGTGGGGAAGTTGTTGCCGACCAGATCCCAGTTGCCTTCGCTGGTATAGAACTTGGTGGCGAAACCATGAGGGTCGCGCAACGTTTCCGGCGAATGGTTGCCGTGCACCACCGAGGAGAAGCGCACGAACACCGGGGTCTTTTCGCCGGCGCTGAACACCTTGGCCTTGGTCAGGCTGGACAGATCGACGGTGGCGGTGAACTCGCCTTTGACGCCCGTGCCGCGGGCATGCACCACACGCTCCGGGATGCGCTCGCGATCGAAGCGCTGCAGCTTCTGGATCAGCTGCACGTCCTGCAGCAAGACCGGGCCGGTTGGGCCGGCCGTCTGGGAATTCTGGTTGTCACCGACCTTGGCGCCATTGTCGCGGGTCAGAACGGATTGGGCGAAGACCGGCGGGGCGATCAGTGTGGGGGCTAGCAGGGCTAGCACCATGAGGGATCCAGGGCGCATGGCGTCAGCTCGTTTGAAGGAACTGAATCATGGCCAGCAGGCCGAAGTGTGAGAAGTCGTTAGTTATGATCGCAGCGATAGGCGAACATGATGATGACTGTGTAGCGTGATATGCATCGCCAAATATGCGGGCACCAGGTTGCAGATAACGGCATTGCCAATCTGATGCGTGAACTGACGAACTTCGTATTGCGTCACGCAAGCGCGCATGACGCTTCAAGCAATGCTGCGTCGCAAGGTTCGATCAGCCACTCAACCAATCACCCGCTTGAACGGCGGCAGTGCGTCGATGATGCGTTTTCCGTAGCGACGCGTGAGCAGGCGCGAATCGAGAATGATCACGCGGCCGTGGTCGTTGGAACTGCGGATCAAGCGGCCGGCGAACTGCGTGAGTGTGCGTAGCGCGTGCGGGATGGCGATCAGGTTGAAGGCGTTGTGGCCGCGGCTTTCCAGCCATTCGCTCAGGGTGGAGGTCTGCGGGTCGGTCGGCACCGCGAACGGCACCTGGGTGATGACCACCGTGGTGCAGGCATCGCCGGGCAGATCCAGGCCTTCGCCGAACGAGTTCAAACCGAACAGCACCGAGCCCTCGCCGGCGGCAATGCGGCGCATGTGTTCGGTGATCAGTTGCGACTTGTTGCCCTCGCCCTGCACCAACACGCGGTTGCGCTGCGCCAGCGGCATCAGGTCGGCGACCTTTTCCATCTTCCAGCGCGAGGTGAACAGCACGATGCTGCCCTTGGCGGTCCAATCGAGTTCGCGCACCAGATAACGCGCGACTTCCTTCGGGTGGCCTTCGCGATCGTCGGGGGTAACCGGGAAATTGGGCACGATCAGTTCGGCCTGGTTGGGCAGATCGAACGGCGAGGCCAGCGACGCCATTTCGGCGTGATCGGGCAAGCCGTTGTCGATGGCGAAGGATTGAAAATCGCCGCCGCCGGTGAGCGTGGCCGAGGTCATCACCACCGAATCCACTTCGTTCCAGATCATCGTGCGCAGCACCTGCGCGGCCGACACCGGCGAGCAATGGCAGATCAGATCGCCATCGCGCGACAAGGTGATCCAACGCGCCATCGGCGGCTGGCCTTCCTTGTCTTCGCGTCGCCAACCGCTCCACAGATTGTGTTGCTGCTCGGCCATTTCCAAGGCCATACCGAGACTGCGCTGCAGGCGTTCGCGTGCGGAATCGTCCTGCTTTCCCTTGGCGATCGCACTGTGTGCGGCATGCACCCAATTGAACAGCGCGCGGGTTTCTTCGCCGAGTTCTTCGATCGCCGGGCCCCACTGCGGCGGCAACTTGCCGTTGGCCGCGCGCCACAACGGGTCGCGCTCGCCGGGTTCGGGCTTCCACACGTGTTCGACTTCGGTGTGGAAGGCCTTGAGCAATTTGGAAACGCGCGCGGCGACCTCGATCGCTTCGTTGGGCAGCAGGTTGCCGATCTTGTCCTTGTCCACCGCGCGGTATGCGGCGGCGATGAGAATCTGCAACCGGCCGGTGCGCCTGGCCATTTCGTCCAATGGCAGATTGGCCGCGCCCTGGTCGATTGCCACGCCGGCGATGTGATGGCCTTCGTCGAGCACCAGCAGCATATCGGCGGGCGGGGCGATCAACGGCTGGCCGTTTTCGGCATCGCCCAGCGACAGCGAAGACAGCAGCAAGGCATGGTTGGTGACCACGATCTGCGCTTCGCGCACGTCGGTGCGCGCCTTGAGCACCGGGCACTGCGCGGCGTAGCTGCAACGGCGGCCCGCACAACCGGAGGCCGGCGTGGTGATGCGCATGCGCAGCGGTACCGAGACCTGTTCGGGCGCGTCATCCAGGTCGCCGTTCCAGGTGCGCGCGGCGTAGGCCTTGGCCAGACGTTTGGCCAGGTCGGCATCGACGGGACTGAGCGGGCGGTCGTAGAGCGCCTGCTCGTCTTCGAACATGGCGTTCTGGCTGGTGTCGCCTTCGAGTTCAGCCGCATTCCGGGTGCACAGATAGCGCGTGCGGCCCTTGGCCAGTGCCACGGTCGCTTCCAGCCCGGTGGCCTTGAGGAAGGCCGGGATGTCGCGCTCCACCAGCTGCGATTGCAGCGCCACGGTGCCGGTGCTGATCACCAGCTTTTTCTTGGTGGCCAGGGCGATCGGCACGCCGGCAGTGAGATAGCCCAGGCTCTTGCCGACGCCGGTGGGTGCCTCGGCAATGCCGATGCCGCCGGAAGTGGCAAGTGCGCGCGAGACCAGGCCGATCATCTGACTCTGCGCCCGCCGCGTGGCGAAGCCGGGCGTGTTGGCCTGCAGCTTGGCGTAAGCCTCGCGGATGCTGGCCTTGACCGGATCGGTCAGGCTGCGCTGGGGAGGGACGGGCGCCGACGGCGCGGCCGGTGGGGCGACTTCACTCATCGCGCTATTTTCGCACGGACCGGCGCAGCGGCTGCGACCGGCGTGCGGAACAACTGAACGCGGTTGTCTTTACCTAAGAGTGTCCATCAAAACTACTGCGCAGTTTTGTTCGCCACTCTAGGTACGTCGCGGCCAGGCGTAGCGCGCCCACACCACGCCGATCACCACCATCGCCAGGCCCATGACCAGCATGCCGGCGCCCACACCGGTCGGCCCGAAACGTTCGTACAAGCTGCCGCCCCGGTTGACCGCCGCCAGGTTGTCTGGATACAGCAGCGTCCACATGCCTTGGCCACTGCTGACCAGGCCGACCACGGTCAGCCCCAGGGCCTTGATCGGAATCATGGCCGCTCGCTGGCTGCGGGCGGTGAGCGTTGCAGGCTGAGCGCCAGCGTCCACACCAGCACGCCGATGCCCACGGCCTGCACGGCCATCAGCACGAAATGTGCGACACCGACCACCATGCTGATCTGGCGCACATTGCCTTGTTGCAGCAACAGCATCGGAATGGCCTGAAAGGCGACTTCGGCCAGCAAACAGCCCAGCAGCACCCACAGCGCGGCCAGCCCGGCGCGCCGCAGCGATCCGCGTTGGGCACGCCACAGCAGCACCAGCCCCAACAGCAAGGCGATCAACAGCGGCACGCGCGACAGCAGGCTGGTGACCAGGGTCAGCAGGATATCGGTGGCGGTCACGCTGCCCACCTCAATCGGCGCTGATCAGGACGGCAGCGCGTGCGCGCAGCGCGGCGTAGACCGGGTTTGTGTCCGGGCGCACGCCGTGCCACAGCGCGAAGCTTTCGGCAGCCTGCTCGACCAGCATGCCCAGGCCGTCGATGGCGTAGCGGCATTGCGCCGCACGTGCCCAGGCCAGGAAGGCGATGGCGGTTTCGCCATAGTTGAGATCGACCGCTGCGGTGAGGCTGTTGACCAGCCCCAACGGCAGCGAGAACGCACCAGCGTCGCGATCGCGCCCGGCGGCCGTGGCATTGACGATCAGCTCGAAGTCGCCCAGATCGCGCAGGTCTTCGATATAGCGCGACATCACCCGCGCCGGTTCGCCCAGCGCATCGCACAGCGCATCGGCGCGCTCGGGCGAGCGATTGACCACCACCATTTCGGTGATGCCCGCTTCCAGCAATGCCGGCGCCACGCCGCGTGCGGCGCCACCGGCGCCCAGCAGCAACACGCGACGACCGCGCAGATCCAGCCCGTGGCGGTCGGTGAGATCGCGCACCAGGCCGGCGCCGTCGGTGTTGTCGCCCTGCCACTGGCCGTCGTTGCGCACCAGCGTGTTGACCGCGCCAGCCAGCCGCGCGCGGTCGCTCAGGCTGGCCGACAACGCACAGGCGGCCTCTTTCAGCGGCAGCGTGACGTTGGCGCCCTTGCCGCCTGCCTCGGCGAAGCGCTCCAGCGCGGCGGTGAACTCCTCCGGCGGCGCGTCGATGGCGGTGTAGTCCAGCGCGATGCCGGTCTGCTTCCCGAAGTCGGCGTGGATGGCCGGCGACAGCGAATGGGCGACGGGGTGACCGAACACGGCATAACGGGATACGGGCATGAAACGTTCTCTGGTTGACTAGACTGTGCGCGACTTTAGGCAGGAACACCGCATGCAATACCGATGGACGCTGCTCGCGCTGGCGGCAAGTTTACTCTTCGTCCCGGCTGCGTCGGGGCTTGCCGAGTTCGGCATCGAAGGCATGGGCGTGGTCTCCACGCCGGCCAACGAAGCACGTGCCACGTTGAGCCCGGACGGCCAGCGCATCGTCTGGGCCAGCGACCGCGCCGGGGGTGCCGGCGGCTGGGATCTGTGGCAGGCCCAACTGAGCGGCGGGCGTTGGCAGAGCGCGCAGCCGCTGCCGATCAACACCGCGCAGGACGAGACCTCGCCATTGTTCAGTGCCGATGGCCGCTGGCTGCTGTTCGCCTCCACCCGGCCCGGCGGTGCCGGTGGCGCGGATCTGTATCGCGCGCCGGTGGATGCGCAGGGCGGGATCGGTGCAGTGCAATCGCTGGGCGCGGCGGTCAACAGCCGGGGCAACGAGCGTTCCCCGACGCTGTCGCTGGACGGCACGCGCCTGCTTTTCGCCAGCGATGGGCACGGCGGCGCCGGTGGCATGGACGTGTTCGTGGCACGTTGGGACGGGCAGGCCTTCGTTGCACCGGTGCCGTTGAGCGACATCAACAGCGCTGCCGATGAGCTGGATGCGGCCTGGCTCGGCGATGGGCGCGGGCTGGTGTGGGCGCGCGGGCAGACAGATGGGCCCAGCCAGTTAATGCTGGCGACGTGCAAGAACGGGCATTACGGCGCGGGCCAGGCGTTGCCGCTGTCGTTCAACGGTCCGCAGGAACGCACCTTCGGGGCGGTGGTGGATGTGGCCAAGCCGGGCGAGTTGCTGTTAACCGGCAGCGCGCGTGCACCGCGTGCCGGGCAACTGGATATCTACCGGATGAAGGCGCCGGTGGTGGATGGGGATGCGAGTTGCCGTTGAGGGTGCATGGATGCGCGAAGTCAGACTGAGAGCGGCTGACAAAACTTACGTCACGCCGGTCCGTTGCAGGGTGGCTGAGCTGCGGCTTTGCTACGGATTTGCGGCAGTGTCCTTGCCGGCCTGGCATCGCTGGGCACACCGCAAGTAAGGAGTGTTTAGACAATGCAGATCGATCATTTGTAGAGCCAATGATCTTCGACTTGGCTGCAGGGTCCTTGCCCGCCCACCGTCGCGGGACACGCCGCAAGTACGTCCGTGTAGGACCTTACGCGGCATCCATGCCGCGTAAGGTCCCGCGACGGTGGGCAGGCAAGGACCAGTCGAGATAGTCGGTACGCATGGTTGCAAGCAAGGCATGGTGTGTTGTTTGGATAACGCTGCGGCCGATTAACTTCGCAACGCAAAACGCAACGCGATCAACAGGTAGGCCTTCATCAAACTACCGACCAACTCTCTGGTGCGGTGTCCTCACCGATTGCGGGACCGTGTGGCGGCATGGATGCCGCCACCGAGCCTACACGGACGTACTTGCGGCGTGTCCCGCGAGCGGTGAGGGCATCGCGCCCTCGACCATCCAGGCTTTTGATGTGTTGTCGGCCCCTCCAAGGCTTCGATGCAATAGTCATGACCACGCTCAATACACATCGCGCCGATAACGCCCCGCTGCGGTCAACGACTCCAATCGCGTCTCACCCAGGATCTCGCGCAGCGCGGCATCGACTTCGCGCGCCATGCTGTCCAGGCTGCCGCAGACGTACATCACTGCGCCGCGATCGATCCAGTGGCGTAGTGCATCGCCGGCTTCGCGCAGATGATGCTGCACATAGCGCTTGTGCGCCTGGTCGCGCGAGAACACCCAATCCAGTTGCTGCAGATGACCACTGCGCTGCCAGGCCTGCAGTTCGTCGGCAAACAGCCGGTCGTGCGCAGCATGACGTTCGCCGAACAGCAACCAATGTCCGTGCACCCCGGCCAGTTCGGCTTCACGCAACAAGCTGCGCAAGCCGGCGATGCCGGTGCCGTTACCGATCAACACCATCGGCGCGTGTTCGACACGATGGAAACCGGGATTGGTGCGCAGACGCGCATGCACTGGCAAGCCCACAGGCGCATGGCAGATCA includes:
- a CDS encoding ankyrin repeat domain-containing protein, giving the protein MRTLLFLMLGTLSAVASAASPASVTASTTNATTNPAQIKLQLREYFFDAAREGRQDMLAEFIRSHYDLNTRDEKGYTALILAAYHGQRPAVEQLLNAGADPCAQDKRGNTALMGAIFKGELGIAKRLMQADCAPDQRNNAGQTAAMYAALFQRTDVLKDLAAKGADLSLKDGQGNDVTKLQRGEFATAPAR
- the katB gene encoding catalase KatB, which gives rise to MVLALLAPTLIAPPVFAQSVLTRDNGAKVGDNQNSQTAGPTGPVLLQDVQLIQKLQRFDRERIPERVVHARGTGVKGEFTATVDLSSLTKAKVFSAGEKTPVFVRFSSVVHGNHSPETLRDPHGFATKFYTSEGNWDLVGNNFPTFFIRDAIKFPDMVHAFKPDPRTNLDDDSRRFDFFSHVPESTRTLTLLYSNEGTPAGYRFMDGNGVHAYKLVNAQGEVHYVKFHWKTLQGIKNLDPKQVAAVQSKDYSHLTNDLVGAIKKGDFPKWDLYVQVLKPEDLAKLDFDPLDATKIWPDVPEQKVGQMVLNKNVDNFFQETEQVAMAPANLVPGIEPSEDRLLQGRIFSYADTQLYRIGTNGLSLPVNRPRVAVNNGNQDGEANTGHTTSGVNYEPSRLEPRPQDTAARYSELPLSGTTQQAKITREQNFKQAGELYRSYNKKDRADLVQSFGESLATTDTESKHLMLSFLYKADPEYGTGVTRVAKGDLARVKQLASSLQD
- a CDS encoding response regulator transcription factor, encoding MRILLVEDEAPLRETLAARLKREGFAVDAAQDGEEGLYMGREVPFDVGIIDLGLPKMSGMELIKALRDEGKKFPVLILTARSSWQDKVEGLKQGADDYLVKPFHVEELLARVNALLRRAAGWSKPTLECGPVALDLAAQTVSVNGANVDLTSYEYKVLEYLMMHAGELVSKADLTEHIYQQDFDRDSNVLEVFIGRLRKKLDPDGELKPIETVRGRGYRFAIPRTEG
- a CDS encoding TolB family protein, coding for MQYRWTLLALAASLLFVPAASGLAEFGIEGMGVVSTPANEARATLSPDGQRIVWASDRAGGAGGWDLWQAQLSGGRWQSAQPLPINTAQDETSPLFSADGRWLLFASTRPGGAGGADLYRAPVDAQGGIGAVQSLGAAVNSRGNERSPTLSLDGTRLLFASDGHGGAGGMDVFVARWDGQAFVAPVPLSDINSAADELDAAWLGDGRGLVWARGQTDGPSQLMLATCKNGHYGAGQALPLSFNGPQERTFGAVVDVAKPGELLLTGSARAPRAGQLDIYRMKAPVVDGDASCR
- the dinG gene encoding ATP-dependent DNA helicase DinG, which gives rise to MSEVAPPAAPSAPVPPQRSLTDPVKASIREAYAKLQANTPGFATRRAQSQMIGLVSRALATSGGIGIAEAPTGVGKSLGYLTAGVPIALATKKKLVISTGTVALQSQLVERDIPAFLKATGLEATVALAKGRTRYLCTRNAAELEGDTSQNAMFEDEQALYDRPLSPVDADLAKRLAKAYAARTWNGDLDDAPEQVSVPLRMRITTPASGCAGRRCSYAAQCPVLKARTDVREAQIVVTNHALLLSSLSLGDAENGQPLIAPPADMLLVLDEGHHIAGVAIDQGAANLPLDEMARRTGRLQILIAAAYRAVDKDKIGNLLPNEAIEVAARVSKLLKAFHTEVEHVWKPEPGERDPLWRAANGKLPPQWGPAIEELGEETRALFNWVHAAHSAIAKGKQDDSARERLQRSLGMALEMAEQQHNLWSGWRREDKEGQPPMARWITLSRDGDLICHCSPVSAAQVLRTMIWNEVDSVVMTSATLTGGGDFQSFAIDNGLPDHAEMASLASPFDLPNQAELIVPNFPVTPDDREGHPKEVARYLVRELDWTAKGSIVLFTSRWKMEKVADLMPLAQRNRVLVQGEGNKSQLITEHMRRIAAGEGSVLFGLNSFGEGLDLPGDACTTVVITQVPFAVPTDPQTSTLSEWLESRGHNAFNLIAIPHALRTLTQFAGRLIRSSNDHGRVIILDSRLLTRRYGKRIIDALPPFKRVIG
- the aroE gene encoding shikimate dehydrogenase, whose product is MPVSRYAVFGHPVAHSLSPAIHADFGKQTGIALDYTAIDAPPEEFTAALERFAEAGGKGANVTLPLKEAACALSASLSDRARLAGAVNTLVRNDGQWQGDNTDGAGLVRDLTDRHGLDLRGRRVLLLGAGGAARGVAPALLEAGITEMVVVNRSPERADALCDALGEPARVMSRYIEDLRDLGDFELIVNATAAGRDRDAGAFSLPLGLVNSLTAAVDLNYGETAIAFLAWARAAQCRYAIDGLGMLVEQAAESFALWHGVRPDTNPVYAALRARAAVLISAD
- the dusA gene encoding tRNA dihydrouridine(20/20a) synthase DusA yields the protein MTAPADRYTASLRLSVAPMMDWTDRHCRVFHRLLAPSARLYTEMVHANAVIHGDRTRLIGFDPVEHPLALQLGGSEPALLAQAAAIAQEWGYDEINLNCGCPSDRVQAGRFGACLMREPALVAECVAAMCAATTLPVTIKCRLGVDDDDDYLVFASFVDQVVAAGAAMVVVHARNAWLKGLSPKENREVPPLRYDWAYRLKQERPQLPVVINGGIAAVDTALEHLQHTDGVMLGRAAYHDPYVLHCLDAALNQRPEQSREALLRALQPYVESQLEQGLALKHITRHVLGLFHGQPGGRAFRQVLSEGAHRPGAGWDLVEQALQRTDTHAWRVVA